The following proteins are encoded in a genomic region of Hippocampus zosterae strain Florida chromosome 2, ASM2543408v3, whole genome shotgun sequence:
- the kif1b gene encoding kinesin-like protein KIF1B isoform X14 gives MSGASVKVAVRVRPFNSRETSKDSKCIIQMQGNTTTILNPKAPKEPAKTFSFDYSYWSHTTPEDPCFAAQNQVYNDIGKEMLQHAFEGYNVCIFAYGQTGAGKSYTMMGKQEEGQEGIIPMLCEDLFEKINEDSNKEELSYSVEVSYMEIYCERVRDLLNPKNKGNLRVREHPLLGPYVEDLSKLAVTSYTDIADLMDAGNKARTVAATNMNETSSRSHAVFTIVFTQRKHDSETDLSTEKVSKISLVDLAGSERADSTGAKGTRLKEGANINKSLTTLGKVISALAEVDNCTSKSKKKKKSDFIPYRDSVLTWLLRENLGGNSRTAMVAALSPADINYDETLSTLRYADRAKNIKCNAVINEDPNNKLVRDLKDEVARLKELLRAQGLGDILDIDPLGDDCPGSGIKCDTAQSFRMPLLSCQADVQSFRPKDLKDIQNNKNRYLIASENQRPGHFSTAPIGSLTASPSSGSLCSQGALQSVTSIQERIMSTPGGEEAIERLKESEKIIAELNETWEEKLRKTEAIRMEREALLAEMGVAIREDGGTLGVFSPKKTPHLVNLNEDPLMSECLLYYIKDGITRVGQADAERRQDIVLSGAHIKEEHCIFRSERNANGDVIVMLVPCEGSETYVNGKRVEDSIQLRSGNRIIMGKNHVFRFNHPEQARAEREKTPSAETPVEPVDWTFAQRELLEKQGIDMKQEMEKRLTEMEILYKKEKEEADQLLEQQRLDGDSDSGDDSDKRSCEESWRLITSLREKLPPSKLQTIVKKCGLPSSGKRREPVKMYQIPQRRRITKDSKWVTISDLKIQAVKEICYEVALNDFRHTRQEIEALAIVKMKELCASYSKKDPNERDSWRAVARDVWDTVGVGDERIEDVITNGPRAGGVVMDELKVHIDKLEDILQEVKKQNNMKDEEIRALRNKMVKMEKVLPLITPEGQETPPNTDPPPRIASTPSPYPPAPETSDAENGESQAGLSTGDDSSLKRGHARWIRQEQLRLKSLQQQEISKQLRRHTGPHRFIPPEDRKLRFPFKSNPKHRNSWSPGTHIIITDEKVIELKVPKEAVEEEDAENQDAVVQSQEKLAASVVEVTPSLPSPSVQRRNKHFEQGINQGQRPNYRNNYHQQPLDRGRSNSFNLRQRASGSTEHLQQPEANRRHTQAFYQPRHYQNQPSYGQPHLQQPCHYNSTMYVDAGFHNYQQYHQPDHAHQPLNFQAPPRIRRQMSAPNLKASRETAV, from the exons CTATCCTCAACCCCAAAGCCCCCAAAGAACCAGCAAAAACCTTCAGTTTTGATTACTCCTACTGGTCCCACACGACG CCGGAAGACCCCTGCTTTGCTGCGCAGAACCAAGTGTACAATGACATTGGCAAAGAAATGCTGCAACACGCCTTCGAGGGCTACAACGTGTGCATTTTTGCTTATGGCCAGACTGGAGCTGGCAAATCCTACACCATGATGGGCAAACAGGAGGAAGGCCAGGAGGGAATCATTCCCATG CTTTGTGAGGATCTGTTTGAGAAAATCAACGAGGATAGCAACAAAGAGGAGCTCTCCTATTCTGTAGAG GTCAGTTACATGGAGATCTACTGTGAGCGGGTGCGTGATTTGCTCAATCCCAAGAACAAAGGGAATCTCCGAGTGAGAGAGCATCCGCTTTTGGGCCCCTACGTAGAGGACCTCTCCAAACTTGCCGTCACTTCCTATACGGACATCGCTGACCTCATGGATGCGGGCAATAAGGCCAG AACTGTGGCGGCCACCAACATGAATGAGACCAGCAGCAGGTCCCATGCGGTTTTCACCATCGTCTTCACGCAGCGAAAACACGACAGTGAGACAGACCTTTCCACTGAAAAA GTCAGTAAAATTAGTCTTGTGGACTTGGCAGGAAGTGAAAGAGCAGATTCCACTGGAGCTAAAGGGACCCGGCTGAAA GAGGGAGCAAACATCAATAAGTCCCTAACCACGTTAGGAAAGGTCATCTCTGCCCTGGCTGAAGTG GATAACTGTACCAGCAAG agcaagaagaaaaagaagtcaGACTTCATCCCATACAGAGACTCCGTTTTGACATGGCTCTTGAGGGAGAACCTTG gcggAAATTCCAGAACTGCAATGGTTGCTGCCCTCAGTCCTGCTGATATCAATTATGATGAAACTCTGAGCACACTGCG CTACGCCGATCGAGCCAAGAATATCAAATGCAATGCTGTCATCAATGAGGATCCCAACAATAAGCTGGTGCGTGACCTGAAGGATGAAGTGGCCCGACTGAAGGAGCTGCTGCGTGCACAAGGACTGGGAGACATCCTGGACA TTGATCCTCTGGGGGATGATTGCCCAGGAAGTGGAATCAAAT GTGACACTGCTCAAAGCTTTAGAATGCCACTGCTCAGTTGTCAAGCTGACGTTCAGAGCTTCAGACCAAAAG ACCTCAAAGACATTCAGAACAATAAGAATCGATACTTGATAGCCTCAGAGAACCAACGCCCTGGCCATTTCTCCACAGCCCCTATTGGCTCCCTGACAGCCTCTCCATCCTCTGGCTCACTGTGCAGCCAGGGGGCCCTGCAGTCCGTCACCAGCATACAGGAGCGGATCATGTCCACCCCTGGGGGAGAGGAAGCTATTGAAAGACTCAAG gaatctGAAAAGATCATTGCAGAGCTCAATGAAACCTGGGAAGAGAAGCTGCGAAAGACCGAGGCCATCCGCATGGAGAG GGAGGCATTACTTGCAGAAATGGGCGTAGCAATCCGCGAAGATGGAGGCACTTTGGGGGTGTTCTCTCCTAAAAAG ACTCCTCACCTGGTTAACCTGAACGAGGATCCCCTCATGTCAGAGTGTCTACTCTACTATATCAAAGATGGAATTACAAG GGTGGGACAGGCTGACGCTGAAAGAAGGCAGGATATTGTCTTGAGCGGCGCTCATATCAAGGAGGagcactgtattttccgcagtgAGAGGAATGCCAATGGAGACG TTATCGTCATGCTTGTGCCCTGTGAGGGATCAGAGACTTACGTCAATGGCAAGCGAGTTGAGGACTCCATCCAGCTGCGTTCAG GAAACCGTATCATTATGGGAAAGAACCACGTGTTCCGCTTCAACCATCCCGAGCAAGCCAGGGCGGAAAGGGAGAAAACGCCGTCGGCCGAGACCCCTGTGGAGCCAGTGGACTGGACCTTCGCTCAGAGAGAGCTTCTGGAGAAACAGGGTATTGACATGAAGCAGGAGATGGAGAAAAG GCTGACCGAAATGGAAATCCTATACAAAAAGGAGAAGGAAGAAGCTGACCAACTCCTTGAGCAGCAGAGACTG GATGGCGACTCTGATAGTGGGGATGACTCAGATAAGAGGTCTTGCGAGGAGAGTTGGAGACTGATCACCTCCTTGAGGGAAAAGCTGCCCCCCAGCAAACTACAAACCATAGTGAAAAAGTGTGGATTACCCAGTAGCGGTAAGAGAAGAGAGCCCGTAAAAATGTACCAGATACCTCAGCGGCGCCGCATCACCAAGGACTCCAAGTGGGTGACCATCTCGGACTTGAAGATCCAGGCGGTCAAAGAAATCTGCTACGAAGTAGCACTCAATGATTTCCGCCACACGCGTCAGGAAATCGAAGCGCTGGCCATCGTGAAGATGAAGGAGCTTTGCGCAAGCTACAGCAAGAAGGACCCCAACGAGCGGGACTCGTGGAGGGCGGTGGCTCGGGACGTTTGGGACACCGTCGGAGTTGGCGACGAGCGTATTGAGGACGTCATCACCAACGGGCCTCGAGCCGGCGGCGTTGTTATGGATGAGCTAAAGGTGCACATTGATAAGTTGGAGGACATCTTGCAGGAGGTCaagaaacagaacaacatgaaaGATGAGGAGATCCGTGCTCTCAGGAACAAGATGGTGAAAATGGAAAAGGTCCTTCCGCTCATCACCCCCGAGGGTCAGGAGACACCTCCCAATACAGACCCTCCTCCTCGGATAGCAAGTACCCCGAGCCCTTACCCGCCTGCGCCTGAAACATCTGACGCGGAGAATGGCGAGTCCCAAGCGGGCCTAAGCACAGGAGATGACTCGAGCCTAAAACGAGGCCACGCACGTTGGATACGTCAAGAGCAGCTCCGCCTTAAGAGCCTCCAACAACAAGAGATCTCCAAGCAGCTCCGCCGGCACACTGGACCCCACCGATTTATTCCTCCAGAAGATCGCAAATTACGTTTCCCCTTCAAAAGTAACCCTAAACACCGCAACTCCTGGAGCCCCGGCACCCATATCATTATTACAGACGAGAAGGTGATTGAGCTAAAAGTGCCAAAAGAAGCCGTCGAGGAAGAGGACGCTGAAAATCAGGATGCCGTCGTACAGTCTCAGGAAAAGTTAGCCGCTTCCGTCGTAGAAGTCACTCCCTCGTTGCCGAGTCCATCGGTCCAGCGCCGAAACAAACACTTTGAGCAGGGAATAAACCAGGGTCAGAGACCCAACTATAGGAACAACTACCATCAACAGCCCCTGGACCGAGGCCGCAGCAACTCTTTTAACCTCCGCCAGCGGGCTTCGGGTTCCACGGAGCACCTGCAGCAGCCCGAAGCCAACCGGAGGCACACGCAGGCCTTCTACCAGCCCCGCCACTATCAGAACCAGCCTTCGTACGGCCAGCCCCACCTCCAACAGCCGTGCCACTATAATAGCACAATGTATGTGGATGCAGGCTTCCATAACTACCAGCAGTACCATCAGCCCGACCATGCTCACCAGCCGCTCAACTTTCAGGCACCACCCCGCATCCGCAGGCAAATGTCTGCCCCCAATCTGAAAGCCAGCAGAGAGACCGCGGTTTAG
- the kif1b gene encoding kinesin-like protein KIF1B isoform X16, translating into MSGASVKVAVRVRPFNSRETSKDSKCIIQMQGNTTTILNPKAPKEPAKTFSFDYSYWSHTTPEDPCFAAQNQVYNDIGKEMLQHAFEGYNVCIFAYGQTGAGKSYTMMGKQEEGQEGIIPMLCEDLFEKINEDSNKEELSYSVEVSYMEIYCERVRDLLNPKNKGNLRVREHPLLGPYVEDLSKLAVTSYTDIADLMDAGNKARTVAATNMNETSSRSHAVFTIVFTQRKHDSETDLSTEKVSKISLVDLAGSERADSTGAKGTRLKEGANINKSLTTLGKVISALAEVSKKKKKSDFIPYRDSVLTWLLRENLGGNSRTAMVAALSPADINYDETLSTLRYADRAKNIKCNAVINEDPNNKLVRDLKDEVARLKELLRAQGLGDILDTPIGSLTASPSSGSLCSQGALQSVTSIQERIMSTPGGEEAIERLKESEKIIAELNETWEEKLRKTEAIRMEREALLAEMGVAIREDGGTLGVFSPKKTPHLVNLNEDPLMSECLLYYIKDGITRVGQADAERRQDIVLSGAHIKEEHCIFRSERNANGDVIVMLVPCEGSETYVNGKRVEDSIQLRSGNRIIMGKNHVFRFNHPEQARAEREKTPSAETPVEPVDWTFAQRELLEKQGIDMKQEMEKRLTEMEILYKKEKEEADQLLEQQRLDGDSDSGDDSDKRSCEESWRLITSLREKLPPSKLQTIVKKCGLPSSGKRREPVKMYQIPQRRRITKDSKWVTISDLKIQAVKEICYEVALNDFRHTRQEIEALAIVKMKELCASYSKKDPNERDSWRAVARDVWDTVGVGDERIEDVITNGPRAGGVVMDELKVHIDKLEDILQEVKKQNNMKDEEIRALRNKMVKMEKVLPLITPEGQETPPNTDPPPRIASTPSPYPPAPETSDAENGESQAGLSTGDDSSLKRGHARWIRQEQLRLKSLQQQEISKQLRRHTGPHRFIPPEDRKLRFPFKSNPKHRNSWSPGTHIIITDEKVIELKVPKEAVEEEDAENQDAVVQSQEKLAASVVEVTPSLPSPSVQRRNKHFEQGINQGQRPNYRNNYHQQPLDRGRSNSFNLRQRASGSTEHLQQPEANRRHTQAFYQPRHYQNQPSYGQPHLQQPCHYNSTMYVDAGFHNYQQYHQPDHAHQPLNFQAPPRIRRQMSAPNLKASRETAV; encoded by the exons CTATCCTCAACCCCAAAGCCCCCAAAGAACCAGCAAAAACCTTCAGTTTTGATTACTCCTACTGGTCCCACACGACG CCGGAAGACCCCTGCTTTGCTGCGCAGAACCAAGTGTACAATGACATTGGCAAAGAAATGCTGCAACACGCCTTCGAGGGCTACAACGTGTGCATTTTTGCTTATGGCCAGACTGGAGCTGGCAAATCCTACACCATGATGGGCAAACAGGAGGAAGGCCAGGAGGGAATCATTCCCATG CTTTGTGAGGATCTGTTTGAGAAAATCAACGAGGATAGCAACAAAGAGGAGCTCTCCTATTCTGTAGAG GTCAGTTACATGGAGATCTACTGTGAGCGGGTGCGTGATTTGCTCAATCCCAAGAACAAAGGGAATCTCCGAGTGAGAGAGCATCCGCTTTTGGGCCCCTACGTAGAGGACCTCTCCAAACTTGCCGTCACTTCCTATACGGACATCGCTGACCTCATGGATGCGGGCAATAAGGCCAG AACTGTGGCGGCCACCAACATGAATGAGACCAGCAGCAGGTCCCATGCGGTTTTCACCATCGTCTTCACGCAGCGAAAACACGACAGTGAGACAGACCTTTCCACTGAAAAA GTCAGTAAAATTAGTCTTGTGGACTTGGCAGGAAGTGAAAGAGCAGATTCCACTGGAGCTAAAGGGACCCGGCTGAAA GAGGGAGCAAACATCAATAAGTCCCTAACCACGTTAGGAAAGGTCATCTCTGCCCTGGCTGAAGTG agcaagaagaaaaagaagtcaGACTTCATCCCATACAGAGACTCCGTTTTGACATGGCTCTTGAGGGAGAACCTTG gcggAAATTCCAGAACTGCAATGGTTGCTGCCCTCAGTCCTGCTGATATCAATTATGATGAAACTCTGAGCACACTGCG CTACGCCGATCGAGCCAAGAATATCAAATGCAATGCTGTCATCAATGAGGATCCCAACAATAAGCTGGTGCGTGACCTGAAGGATGAAGTGGCCCGACTGAAGGAGCTGCTGCGTGCACAAGGACTGGGAGACATCCTGGACA CCCCTATTGGCTCCCTGACAGCCTCTCCATCCTCTGGCTCACTGTGCAGCCAGGGGGCCCTGCAGTCCGTCACCAGCATACAGGAGCGGATCATGTCCACCCCTGGGGGAGAGGAAGCTATTGAAAGACTCAAG gaatctGAAAAGATCATTGCAGAGCTCAATGAAACCTGGGAAGAGAAGCTGCGAAAGACCGAGGCCATCCGCATGGAGAG GGAGGCATTACTTGCAGAAATGGGCGTAGCAATCCGCGAAGATGGAGGCACTTTGGGGGTGTTCTCTCCTAAAAAG ACTCCTCACCTGGTTAACCTGAACGAGGATCCCCTCATGTCAGAGTGTCTACTCTACTATATCAAAGATGGAATTACAAG GGTGGGACAGGCTGACGCTGAAAGAAGGCAGGATATTGTCTTGAGCGGCGCTCATATCAAGGAGGagcactgtattttccgcagtgAGAGGAATGCCAATGGAGACG TTATCGTCATGCTTGTGCCCTGTGAGGGATCAGAGACTTACGTCAATGGCAAGCGAGTTGAGGACTCCATCCAGCTGCGTTCAG GAAACCGTATCATTATGGGAAAGAACCACGTGTTCCGCTTCAACCATCCCGAGCAAGCCAGGGCGGAAAGGGAGAAAACGCCGTCGGCCGAGACCCCTGTGGAGCCAGTGGACTGGACCTTCGCTCAGAGAGAGCTTCTGGAGAAACAGGGTATTGACATGAAGCAGGAGATGGAGAAAAG GCTGACCGAAATGGAAATCCTATACAAAAAGGAGAAGGAAGAAGCTGACCAACTCCTTGAGCAGCAGAGACTG GATGGCGACTCTGATAGTGGGGATGACTCAGATAAGAGGTCTTGCGAGGAGAGTTGGAGACTGATCACCTCCTTGAGGGAAAAGCTGCCCCCCAGCAAACTACAAACCATAGTGAAAAAGTGTGGATTACCCAGTAGCGGTAAGAGAAGAGAGCCCGTAAAAATGTACCAGATACCTCAGCGGCGCCGCATCACCAAGGACTCCAAGTGGGTGACCATCTCGGACTTGAAGATCCAGGCGGTCAAAGAAATCTGCTACGAAGTAGCACTCAATGATTTCCGCCACACGCGTCAGGAAATCGAAGCGCTGGCCATCGTGAAGATGAAGGAGCTTTGCGCAAGCTACAGCAAGAAGGACCCCAACGAGCGGGACTCGTGGAGGGCGGTGGCTCGGGACGTTTGGGACACCGTCGGAGTTGGCGACGAGCGTATTGAGGACGTCATCACCAACGGGCCTCGAGCCGGCGGCGTTGTTATGGATGAGCTAAAGGTGCACATTGATAAGTTGGAGGACATCTTGCAGGAGGTCaagaaacagaacaacatgaaaGATGAGGAGATCCGTGCTCTCAGGAACAAGATGGTGAAAATGGAAAAGGTCCTTCCGCTCATCACCCCCGAGGGTCAGGAGACACCTCCCAATACAGACCCTCCTCCTCGGATAGCAAGTACCCCGAGCCCTTACCCGCCTGCGCCTGAAACATCTGACGCGGAGAATGGCGAGTCCCAAGCGGGCCTAAGCACAGGAGATGACTCGAGCCTAAAACGAGGCCACGCACGTTGGATACGTCAAGAGCAGCTCCGCCTTAAGAGCCTCCAACAACAAGAGATCTCCAAGCAGCTCCGCCGGCACACTGGACCCCACCGATTTATTCCTCCAGAAGATCGCAAATTACGTTTCCCCTTCAAAAGTAACCCTAAACACCGCAACTCCTGGAGCCCCGGCACCCATATCATTATTACAGACGAGAAGGTGATTGAGCTAAAAGTGCCAAAAGAAGCCGTCGAGGAAGAGGACGCTGAAAATCAGGATGCCGTCGTACAGTCTCAGGAAAAGTTAGCCGCTTCCGTCGTAGAAGTCACTCCCTCGTTGCCGAGTCCATCGGTCCAGCGCCGAAACAAACACTTTGAGCAGGGAATAAACCAGGGTCAGAGACCCAACTATAGGAACAACTACCATCAACAGCCCCTGGACCGAGGCCGCAGCAACTCTTTTAACCTCCGCCAGCGGGCTTCGGGTTCCACGGAGCACCTGCAGCAGCCCGAAGCCAACCGGAGGCACACGCAGGCCTTCTACCAGCCCCGCCACTATCAGAACCAGCCTTCGTACGGCCAGCCCCACCTCCAACAGCCGTGCCACTATAATAGCACAATGTATGTGGATGCAGGCTTCCATAACTACCAGCAGTACCATCAGCCCGACCATGCTCACCAGCCGCTCAACTTTCAGGCACCACCCCGCATCCGCAGGCAAATGTCTGCCCCCAATCTGAAAGCCAGCAGAGAGACCGCGGTTTAG
- the kif1b gene encoding kinesin-like protein KIF1B isoform X15, which yields MSGASVKVAVRVRPFNSRETSKDSKCIIQMQGNTTTILNPKAPKEPAKTFSFDYSYWSHTTPEDPCFAAQNQVYNDIGKEMLQHAFEGYNVCIFAYGQTGAGKSYTMMGKQEEGQEGIIPMLCEDLFEKINEDSNKEELSYSVEVSYMEIYCERVRDLLNPKNKGNLRVREHPLLGPYVEDLSKLAVTSYTDIADLMDAGNKARTVAATNMNETSSRSHAVFTIVFTQRKHDSETDLSTEKVSKISLVDLAGSERADSTGAKGTRLKEGANINKSLTTLGKVISALAEVSKKKKKSDFIPYRDSVLTWLLRENLGGNSRTAMVAALSPADINYDETLSTLRYADRAKNIKCNAVINEDPNNKLVRDLKDEVARLKELLRAQGLGDILDIDPLGDDCPGSGIKSPIGSLTASPSSGSLCSQGALQSVTSIQERIMSTPGGEEAIERLKESEKIIAELNETWEEKLRKTEAIRMEREALLAEMGVAIREDGGTLGVFSPKKTPHLVNLNEDPLMSECLLYYIKDGITRVGQADAERRQDIVLSGAHIKEEHCIFRSERNANGDVIVMLVPCEGSETYVNGKRVEDSIQLRSGNRIIMGKNHVFRFNHPEQARAEREKTPSAETPVEPVDWTFAQRELLEKQGIDMKQEMEKRLTEMEILYKKEKEEADQLLEQQRLDGDSDSGDDSDKRSCEESWRLITSLREKLPPSKLQTIVKKCGLPSSGKRREPVKMYQIPQRRRITKDSKWVTISDLKIQAVKEICYEVALNDFRHTRQEIEALAIVKMKELCASYSKKDPNERDSWRAVARDVWDTVGVGDERIEDVITNGPRAGGVVMDELKVHIDKLEDILQEVKKQNNMKDEEIRALRNKMVKMEKVLPLITPEGQETPPNTDPPPRIASTPSPYPPAPETSDAENGESQAGLSTGDDSSLKRGHARWIRQEQLRLKSLQQQEISKQLRRHTGPHRFIPPEDRKLRFPFKSNPKHRNSWSPGTHIIITDEKVIELKVPKEAVEEEDAENQDAVVQSQEKLAASVVEVTPSLPSPSVQRRNKHFEQGINQGQRPNYRNNYHQQPLDRGRSNSFNLRQRASGSTEHLQQPEANRRHTQAFYQPRHYQNQPSYGQPHLQQPCHYNSTMYVDAGFHNYQQYHQPDHAHQPLNFQAPPRIRRQMSAPNLKASRETAV from the exons CTATCCTCAACCCCAAAGCCCCCAAAGAACCAGCAAAAACCTTCAGTTTTGATTACTCCTACTGGTCCCACACGACG CCGGAAGACCCCTGCTTTGCTGCGCAGAACCAAGTGTACAATGACATTGGCAAAGAAATGCTGCAACACGCCTTCGAGGGCTACAACGTGTGCATTTTTGCTTATGGCCAGACTGGAGCTGGCAAATCCTACACCATGATGGGCAAACAGGAGGAAGGCCAGGAGGGAATCATTCCCATG CTTTGTGAGGATCTGTTTGAGAAAATCAACGAGGATAGCAACAAAGAGGAGCTCTCCTATTCTGTAGAG GTCAGTTACATGGAGATCTACTGTGAGCGGGTGCGTGATTTGCTCAATCCCAAGAACAAAGGGAATCTCCGAGTGAGAGAGCATCCGCTTTTGGGCCCCTACGTAGAGGACCTCTCCAAACTTGCCGTCACTTCCTATACGGACATCGCTGACCTCATGGATGCGGGCAATAAGGCCAG AACTGTGGCGGCCACCAACATGAATGAGACCAGCAGCAGGTCCCATGCGGTTTTCACCATCGTCTTCACGCAGCGAAAACACGACAGTGAGACAGACCTTTCCACTGAAAAA GTCAGTAAAATTAGTCTTGTGGACTTGGCAGGAAGTGAAAGAGCAGATTCCACTGGAGCTAAAGGGACCCGGCTGAAA GAGGGAGCAAACATCAATAAGTCCCTAACCACGTTAGGAAAGGTCATCTCTGCCCTGGCTGAAGTG agcaagaagaaaaagaagtcaGACTTCATCCCATACAGAGACTCCGTTTTGACATGGCTCTTGAGGGAGAACCTTG gcggAAATTCCAGAACTGCAATGGTTGCTGCCCTCAGTCCTGCTGATATCAATTATGATGAAACTCTGAGCACACTGCG CTACGCCGATCGAGCCAAGAATATCAAATGCAATGCTGTCATCAATGAGGATCCCAACAATAAGCTGGTGCGTGACCTGAAGGATGAAGTGGCCCGACTGAAGGAGCTGCTGCGTGCACAAGGACTGGGAGACATCCTGGACA TTGATCCTCTGGGGGATGATTGCCCAGGAAGTGGAATCAAAT CCCCTATTGGCTCCCTGACAGCCTCTCCATCCTCTGGCTCACTGTGCAGCCAGGGGGCCCTGCAGTCCGTCACCAGCATACAGGAGCGGATCATGTCCACCCCTGGGGGAGAGGAAGCTATTGAAAGACTCAAG gaatctGAAAAGATCATTGCAGAGCTCAATGAAACCTGGGAAGAGAAGCTGCGAAAGACCGAGGCCATCCGCATGGAGAG GGAGGCATTACTTGCAGAAATGGGCGTAGCAATCCGCGAAGATGGAGGCACTTTGGGGGTGTTCTCTCCTAAAAAG ACTCCTCACCTGGTTAACCTGAACGAGGATCCCCTCATGTCAGAGTGTCTACTCTACTATATCAAAGATGGAATTACAAG GGTGGGACAGGCTGACGCTGAAAGAAGGCAGGATATTGTCTTGAGCGGCGCTCATATCAAGGAGGagcactgtattttccgcagtgAGAGGAATGCCAATGGAGACG TTATCGTCATGCTTGTGCCCTGTGAGGGATCAGAGACTTACGTCAATGGCAAGCGAGTTGAGGACTCCATCCAGCTGCGTTCAG GAAACCGTATCATTATGGGAAAGAACCACGTGTTCCGCTTCAACCATCCCGAGCAAGCCAGGGCGGAAAGGGAGAAAACGCCGTCGGCCGAGACCCCTGTGGAGCCAGTGGACTGGACCTTCGCTCAGAGAGAGCTTCTGGAGAAACAGGGTATTGACATGAAGCAGGAGATGGAGAAAAG GCTGACCGAAATGGAAATCCTATACAAAAAGGAGAAGGAAGAAGCTGACCAACTCCTTGAGCAGCAGAGACTG GATGGCGACTCTGATAGTGGGGATGACTCAGATAAGAGGTCTTGCGAGGAGAGTTGGAGACTGATCACCTCCTTGAGGGAAAAGCTGCCCCCCAGCAAACTACAAACCATAGTGAAAAAGTGTGGATTACCCAGTAGCGGTAAGAGAAGAGAGCCCGTAAAAATGTACCAGATACCTCAGCGGCGCCGCATCACCAAGGACTCCAAGTGGGTGACCATCTCGGACTTGAAGATCCAGGCGGTCAAAGAAATCTGCTACGAAGTAGCACTCAATGATTTCCGCCACACGCGTCAGGAAATCGAAGCGCTGGCCATCGTGAAGATGAAGGAGCTTTGCGCAAGCTACAGCAAGAAGGACCCCAACGAGCGGGACTCGTGGAGGGCGGTGGCTCGGGACGTTTGGGACACCGTCGGAGTTGGCGACGAGCGTATTGAGGACGTCATCACCAACGGGCCTCGAGCCGGCGGCGTTGTTATGGATGAGCTAAAGGTGCACATTGATAAGTTGGAGGACATCTTGCAGGAGGTCaagaaacagaacaacatgaaaGATGAGGAGATCCGTGCTCTCAGGAACAAGATGGTGAAAATGGAAAAGGTCCTTCCGCTCATCACCCCCGAGGGTCAGGAGACACCTCCCAATACAGACCCTCCTCCTCGGATAGCAAGTACCCCGAGCCCTTACCCGCCTGCGCCTGAAACATCTGACGCGGAGAATGGCGAGTCCCAAGCGGGCCTAAGCACAGGAGATGACTCGAGCCTAAAACGAGGCCACGCACGTTGGATACGTCAAGAGCAGCTCCGCCTTAAGAGCCTCCAACAACAAGAGATCTCCAAGCAGCTCCGCCGGCACACTGGACCCCACCGATTTATTCCTCCAGAAGATCGCAAATTACGTTTCCCCTTCAAAAGTAACCCTAAACACCGCAACTCCTGGAGCCCCGGCACCCATATCATTATTACAGACGAGAAGGTGATTGAGCTAAAAGTGCCAAAAGAAGCCGTCGAGGAAGAGGACGCTGAAAATCAGGATGCCGTCGTACAGTCTCAGGAAAAGTTAGCCGCTTCCGTCGTAGAAGTCACTCCCTCGTTGCCGAGTCCATCGGTCCAGCGCCGAAACAAACACTTTGAGCAGGGAATAAACCAGGGTCAGAGACCCAACTATAGGAACAACTACCATCAACAGCCCCTGGACCGAGGCCGCAGCAACTCTTTTAACCTCCGCCAGCGGGCTTCGGGTTCCACGGAGCACCTGCAGCAGCCCGAAGCCAACCGGAGGCACACGCAGGCCTTCTACCAGCCCCGCCACTATCAGAACCAGCCTTCGTACGGCCAGCCCCACCTCCAACAGCCGTGCCACTATAATAGCACAATGTATGTGGATGCAGGCTTCCATAACTACCAGCAGTACCATCAGCCCGACCATGCTCACCAGCCGCTCAACTTTCAGGCACCACCCCGCATCCGCAGGCAAATGTCTGCCCCCAATCTGAAAGCCAGCAGAGAGACCGCGGTTTAG